Proteins encoded within one genomic window of Spirochaeta cellobiosiphila DSM 17781:
- a CDS encoding ABC transporter substrate-binding protein yields MKRLLLFTLILSFTVLTSPLMAEGQQDKNSGKTTITWWALSGGGGADDVREKWRKELISTYEASHPNVNIELTMMDVESFKQKIQVAIPAGNAPDLFASWGGGVMNEYAKAGALKDITPYVKKELAPYIGAGALSVYSYQGHYYGAPYDMGAVGMWYNKKIFKELGVDVPKTWPELLNIVKKAKAAGYVPVALGGGDRWPTHYWWVYLAMRMGGQEAFDRVVSGQGSFNDKSFVQAGEKLLELAALDPFQEGYLGSTYDNESALMGNGKAAMELMGQWAPGVQEANSETGKGLGDDLGWFNFPSIPGGKGKNTDVMGGGGGYVLSADAPEEAKDFLKFFLTKENNMAAYEVEGVIPVVKGAEAALEGQPNAQKIVQAVQGADYYQLYYDQYLPPAVGEAVKDAATGILAGLYTPAEAAALIDATWQSEK; encoded by the coding sequence GTGAAAAGATTACTATTATTCACACTTATCCTAAGTTTTACTGTCCTTACCAGTCCTTTAATGGCTGAAGGGCAACAGGATAAAAACAGTGGAAAAACAACCATAACATGGTGGGCTCTCTCTGGCGGCGGAGGAGCTGATGATGTTAGGGAAAAATGGAGAAAAGAACTTATTAGCACTTATGAAGCGTCTCATCCCAATGTCAACATAGAACTAACTATGATGGATGTGGAATCTTTCAAGCAAAAGATCCAGGTAGCTATCCCTGCGGGAAATGCTCCTGACCTATTTGCTTCTTGGGGTGGAGGGGTAATGAATGAGTATGCAAAAGCTGGTGCTTTAAAAGACATAACACCCTATGTAAAGAAAGAGCTAGCCCCTTACATTGGTGCTGGAGCTTTATCAGTATATAGCTATCAAGGTCATTATTATGGCGCTCCCTATGATATGGGTGCTGTAGGAATGTGGTACAACAAGAAAATTTTTAAAGAATTAGGCGTTGACGTTCCCAAAACCTGGCCTGAATTATTAAACATTGTCAAAAAAGCAAAAGCGGCTGGATATGTACCTGTTGCTTTAGGTGGTGGAGACAGATGGCCAACTCATTACTGGTGGGTATACCTTGCTATGAGAATGGGAGGTCAAGAAGCCTTTGATAGAGTGGTAAGCGGTCAAGGTTCCTTTAATGACAAATCCTTTGTTCAGGCAGGAGAAAAACTTCTCGAATTAGCAGCCCTAGATCCTTTTCAGGAAGGTTATTTAGGATCCACTTATGATAACGAATCAGCTCTTATGGGTAATGGTAAAGCAGCAATGGAACTTATGGGACAATGGGCTCCCGGTGTTCAAGAAGCTAACTCTGAAACTGGAAAAGGCTTAGGAGATGACTTAGGCTGGTTTAACTTCCCATCTATACCAGGAGGTAAAGGTAAGAACACTGATGTTATGGGAGGTGGCGGCGGTTATGTTCTTAGTGCTGATGCACCAGAAGAAGCCAAAGATTTCCTCAAGTTCTTTTTAACTAAAGAAAACAACATGGCAGCATACGAAGTGGAAGGAGTTATTCCGGTTGTTAAAGGTGCAGAAGCTGCCCTTGAAGGACAACCTAATGCTCAGAAGATAGTTCAAGCTGTACAAGGTGCTGATTATTATCAGCTGTACTATGATCAATATCTTCCCCCAGCTGTGGGTGAAGCAGTCAAGGATGCCGCAACTGGTATACTAGCAGGTTTATATACACCTGCAGAAGCTGCAGCACTTATTGATGCTACATGGCAATCGGAAAAGTAA
- a CDS encoding carbohydrate ABC transporter permease, whose protein sequence is MTLQDSTWDTIKKYGVVIILVGPALVLFTSLVVFPVIQASYYSLFKWKGLGPLSDFRGIQNFIRMFKDPIFIKALWNNVLIVGFSLVVQLPIAFTLALLIGRESYPTAIIHRGIFFFPYILAEIAIGVIWKFIYDPEFGIPTIIASLIFGEGTKIGLLGNLDTAFMAIFLVIFWKYVGFHMILYVAGLQNVPIELEEAALIDGASKAQIIGNVIIPCMKGTIIISAFLSVVGAFNIFDVVWAMGQGGPAHSTETLVTYLYNFGFKRFAFGYGSAVAIVIFLICLVFNLLYQKYVVGGQND, encoded by the coding sequence ATGACACTACAAGATTCGACTTGGGATACTATCAAAAAGTATGGAGTAGTTATCATATTGGTAGGGCCAGCCTTAGTATTATTCACAAGCTTAGTGGTCTTTCCTGTGATTCAAGCTAGTTACTACTCATTATTCAAATGGAAGGGTTTAGGTCCTTTATCAGACTTTAGGGGAATTCAGAATTTCATCCGCATGTTTAAGGATCCCATCTTTATTAAGGCCTTATGGAACAATGTGTTAATTGTTGGTTTTTCTTTAGTCGTTCAACTGCCAATAGCCTTCACATTAGCGTTACTAATTGGAAGAGAATCTTATCCTACGGCTATTATTCACAGGGGAATATTCTTCTTTCCTTATATCCTGGCAGAGATAGCCATTGGGGTTATTTGGAAATTTATCTATGATCCAGAGTTTGGGATTCCTACTATCATTGCGAGTCTAATCTTTGGAGAAGGAACAAAGATCGGTCTACTGGGTAATTTGGATACAGCTTTTATGGCTATTTTCCTGGTTATCTTTTGGAAATATGTGGGATTCCACATGATCCTCTATGTAGCAGGATTACAAAACGTTCCTATTGAATTGGAAGAAGCTGCTCTCATTGATGGGGCTAGTAAAGCTCAAATTATCGGGAATGTTATTATTCCTTGTATGAAAGGAACCATTATCATTTCGGCTTTTCTATCAGTTGTGGGAGCTTTTAATATATTCGATGTGGTATGGGCTATGGGTCAAGGTGGTCCAGCTCATTCAACGGAAACACTCGTTACATACTTATATAACTTCGGCTTTAAGAGATTTGCATTTGGATATGGTAGTGCTGTAGCCATCGTAATATTTCTTATTTGCCTAGTCTTCAATCTGCTCTATCAAAAATACGTAGTAGGAGGTCAAAATGACTAA
- a CDS encoding carbohydrate ABC transporter permease → MTNDLNPSQRKRNSYYKLILGTVVSLMMVFPIYAVIIAGFKTNGQILADPFGLPSPFTLDAYRMILGKSAQFWNFLYNSVFIAFIENVIVIVLSMTAGIALTKLRFKGRLFIYNFFLMGMLFPLTVAVLPLYLQMRNLGLLGSRLGVILAEGAFAFPLSIFIFSGFFRDIPNELHEACKIDGGTIFTFLFKIVIPISTSVIATVAIITFIQSWNQFLLPLLVLNEARQFTIPMGIMQFQGQFSTGWNQIMAFISLSIIPMAIFYFAAQKFIVAGLTAGSVKG, encoded by the coding sequence ATGACTAATGATTTAAACCCATCCCAAAGGAAAAGAAATTCCTACTACAAACTAATATTAGGGACTGTGGTGTCTTTGATGATGGTCTTTCCCATCTATGCCGTGATAATCGCCGGTTTTAAGACAAATGGACAAATATTGGCAGACCCCTTCGGTTTACCTTCTCCTTTTACCTTAGATGCCTATCGAATGATTCTAGGTAAATCGGCACAGTTTTGGAATTTTTTATATAACTCCGTATTTATTGCCTTTATTGAAAATGTCATTGTCATTGTATTATCCATGACAGCTGGAATAGCTCTGACCAAATTACGCTTTAAAGGTCGTTTATTCATCTATAATTTCTTTCTTATGGGTATGCTATTTCCTCTAACAGTAGCAGTCCTTCCTTTGTATCTTCAAATGAGAAATTTGGGATTATTAGGCAGTAGATTAGGTGTTATCTTAGCAGAAGGGGCATTTGCCTTTCCTTTAAGTATTTTTATTTTTTCAGGATTCTTTAGGGATATTCCTAATGAACTACATGAAGCTTGTAAAATTGATGGGGGGACTATTTTTACTTTTCTCTTCAAAATAGTTATTCCTATTTCAACATCTGTTATTGCAACAGTCGCTATCATTACCTTTATTCAAAGTTGGAATCAATTTTTACTTCCTTTACTAGTATTGAATGAAGCCAGACAATTTACGATCCCAATGGGGATTATGCAATTCCAAGGCCAGTTCTCAACAGGTTGGAACCAGATTATGGCCTTCATTAGCTTGTCAATTATCCCAATGGCTATTTTCTACTTTGCGGCACAGAAATTTATCGTAGCTGGACTTACTGCAGGAAGTGTAAAAGGATAG
- a CDS encoding methyl-accepting chemotaxis protein, whose amino-acid sequence MLRTKRINTKFVLSHGAILLFLFIVSLLVFLVSNSQKFDGLRINLAGRQRMLSQRMTKEILLYSKRETDPDKIQLTMTIFEETLNALKDGGKAPLDTALKDYVYLPQMETKTTFDQLKIVQDHWFIFKDMCNSYITNKNETAYNYIIANNIPLLSEMNTAVVMMQATSEGKTQRLLFIIIIGVSLSVVTFIISLFMTRSITRPLIHLVGILKAYENGQLNKELPSSILNRSDEVGQLAQSLNNMNKKIGEIIKIVHSGSNEMTTASMELASGNQDLADRSEEQTDLLEKTTIEIGELNQSIKNNAEHTDAAKALAQEALDKSVKGSAAVHDIDSSMQSISQTSNQITSIIEVINNIAFQTNLLALNASIEAARAGEQGKGFAVVAVEVRKLAKRSNKAADEISDIIKNSSNRVNEGVKITQTARKVLDDINRSVSKVTSLVSDITITSQKQINSVIKIEKTVENLNDHTQRNAAMVEETAAATEELSSQSQELRNTISYFKID is encoded by the coding sequence ATGTTACGAACGAAACGAATCAATACAAAATTTGTCTTATCACACGGAGCAATTCTGCTCTTTTTATTTATAGTATCCCTTCTTGTCTTTTTAGTATCCAACTCACAAAAGTTTGATGGGTTACGTATCAATTTAGCGGGGCGTCAACGGATGTTATCACAACGTATGACGAAGGAAATACTCCTATACTCAAAAAGAGAAACAGATCCAGATAAGATACAATTAACAATGACCATATTTGAAGAAACATTGAATGCACTCAAAGACGGAGGAAAGGCCCCTCTAGATACGGCCTTAAAAGATTATGTATATCTACCTCAAATGGAAACAAAAACTACTTTTGATCAACTTAAAATCGTTCAGGACCATTGGTTTATCTTTAAGGATATGTGTAATTCCTATATTACCAATAAAAATGAAACAGCTTATAATTATATTATAGCTAACAATATCCCTCTTTTATCAGAAATGAATACAGCGGTAGTCATGATGCAAGCGACATCAGAAGGGAAAACCCAACGTTTATTATTCATTATCATCATAGGGGTTAGCCTATCTGTAGTCACTTTTATCATTTCCCTTTTCATGACCAGATCTATAACAAGACCACTTATACATTTAGTAGGTATTCTTAAAGCTTATGAGAATGGACAACTAAATAAGGAGTTACCTTCTTCGATTTTGAATCGTAGTGATGAAGTAGGACAACTTGCCCAATCGTTGAACAACATGAATAAAAAAATAGGAGAGATTATTAAGATCGTTCATTCTGGAAGTAATGAAATGACAACGGCAAGCATGGAATTAGCCAGTGGTAATCAAGACCTGGCGGATAGATCTGAGGAACAAACAGATTTATTGGAAAAGACGACTATTGAAATTGGAGAACTGAACCAATCGATTAAGAATAATGCAGAGCACACTGATGCCGCAAAGGCTTTAGCACAGGAAGCCTTGGACAAATCAGTAAAAGGATCGGCAGCAGTCCATGACATAGACTCTTCAATGCAATCTATATCTCAAACGAGCAATCAAATTACCAGTATAATTGAAGTGATCAATAACATAGCATTTCAAACTAACTTGCTGGCTTTAAATGCAAGTATTGAAGCAGCAAGAGCAGGCGAACAGGGAAAAGGCTTTGCTGTTGTAGCTGTTGAGGTAAGAAAACTGGCAAAAAGATCAAATAAAGCGGCAGATGAAATATCTGATATCATCAAAAATAGTAGCAATAGAGTTAATGAAGGAGTTAAGATAACACAAACAGCACGTAAAGTCCTTGATGACATTAACCGATCTGTCAGTAAAGTAACTTCTCTGGTAAGTGATATTACTATTACCTCACAAAAACAGATTAACAGTGTTATCAAGATAGAAAAAACTGTAGAAAACCTCAATGATCATACCCAAAGAAATGCTGCCATGGTTGAAGAAACAGCTGCAGCAACAGAAGAGTTATCCTCCCAATCCCAGGAATTACGTAATACCATAAGCTACTTCAAAATAGATTGA
- a CDS encoding methylglyoxal synthase produces MKKRKTIALVAHDNRKEDLVEWVYYNWQKLKSHKLVCTGTTGRLVTEAFLKKTEATVDVLPEIIKLKSGPLGGDQQLGSMIATEQIDIMIFLWDPMEPQPHDVDVKALERISVLYNIPLATNRASADFLIASELFDTDYRPKSKDYSAYINRKV; encoded by the coding sequence ATGAAAAAACGAAAAACTATCGCTCTTGTAGCCCACGATAATCGTAAGGAAGACTTGGTAGAATGGGTTTATTATAACTGGCAAAAACTTAAAAGTCATAAACTTGTCTGTACAGGAACAACAGGACGTCTAGTGACAGAAGCTTTTCTCAAGAAAACAGAGGCAACAGTTGATGTCCTTCCAGAAATAATCAAACTCAAAAGCGGCCCCCTGGGAGGAGATCAGCAACTTGGTTCGATGATAGCTACAGAGCAAATTGATATCATGATCTTTTTATGGGATCCAATGGAGCCACAACCTCATGATGTGGATGTAAAGGCCTTAGAAAGAATATCCGTTCTGTACAATATTCCCTTGGCTACAAATAGAGCCTCTGCAGACTTTTTAATTGCCTCAGAATTATTTGATACAGATTATAGACCAAAATCTAAAGATTATTCTGCTTATATCAATCGTAAAGTATGA
- a CDS encoding family 43 glycosylhydrolase: MTNQNTLNQSVNPFLPSYEYIPDGEPYVFGDRVYLYGSHDRFGGSIFCLNDYVCYSAPVDDLGNWTNEGVIYRKNQDPRNRHGLNLLFAPDVVYGKDKRYYLYYTLGFSGIMGVAVSDIPQGPFHFHGHVSHKDGTLWGRRKNDYLPFDPAVFIDKGQVYLYSGFAKYIPSFLTGFVPLKCKGGTVLTLENDMLTIKEEPQLIFPSDGVDSFQGHEFFEASSIRKINNKYYFVYSSVHNHELCWAYSDYPNKDYLFGGVLVSLGDINLNDIDREKKGLNYLGNTHGGLLNIKDKWYIFYHRHTNRHSYSRQACAEEIIFKDGHFLQAPLSSCGLNGKPLSGQGYYESRIACHLRSSKGVARYDKPLRKIFLYDHPYITQSGKDREDTPDQFIANIRDGSSVGFKFFTFQGLHSVSVKIRGKASGNLILSTSLAKGKPITIIPVNIQNQKRWVTIMVSSQNLEGVYPLYFFYEGTGAIDFKSFILYD; encoded by the coding sequence ATGACTAATCAGAATACTTTGAATCAATCAGTTAATCCCTTTTTACCTAGTTATGAATACATACCTGATGGAGAGCCTTATGTCTTTGGTGATAGGGTGTATCTTTATGGTTCTCATGATCGTTTTGGTGGATCCATATTTTGTCTTAATGACTACGTTTGTTATTCTGCGCCAGTGGACGATCTGGGTAATTGGACTAATGAAGGTGTGATTTATCGTAAGAATCAGGATCCCAGAAATCGTCATGGCCTGAATTTACTATTTGCTCCAGATGTCGTATATGGTAAGGATAAACGGTATTATCTATATTATACTCTTGGTTTTTCTGGAATCATGGGCGTCGCAGTTAGTGATATCCCTCAAGGCCCCTTTCATTTTCATGGTCATGTGAGCCATAAAGACGGCACTTTATGGGGAAGAAGAAAAAATGATTATCTTCCTTTTGATCCGGCTGTATTTATTGATAAGGGACAAGTGTATTTGTACTCTGGTTTTGCTAAATACATTCCTTCCTTTCTTACTGGTTTTGTTCCCTTAAAATGTAAGGGTGGTACTGTTCTTACTTTGGAAAATGACATGCTAACAATTAAAGAAGAACCTCAACTTATATTCCCAAGTGACGGAGTGGATTCTTTTCAAGGTCATGAGTTTTTTGAAGCAAGCTCTATCCGGAAAATCAATAATAAATATTACTTTGTCTATTCATCTGTACATAATCATGAATTATGCTGGGCTTATAGTGATTACCCAAATAAGGACTACCTATTTGGTGGTGTTTTGGTTAGTTTGGGAGACATCAATCTTAATGATATAGATAGAGAAAAGAAGGGCCTCAATTATCTGGGCAACACCCATGGGGGACTCCTTAATATAAAGGACAAATGGTATATTTTTTATCATCGTCATACGAATAGACACTCCTATTCAAGGCAGGCTTGTGCAGAGGAAATCATCTTTAAAGATGGTCATTTTCTACAAGCTCCTCTTTCTAGTTGTGGTCTGAACGGCAAACCCCTATCTGGTCAAGGATACTATGAAAGCCGTATCGCCTGTCATCTTCGCTCTTCAAAAGGTGTGGCACGATATGATAAACCACTTCGAAAGATCTTCCTTTACGATCATCCTTATATCACCCAGTCGGGAAAGGATAGAGAGGATACGCCTGATCAGTTTATAGCGAATATAAGAGACGGAAGTTCGGTGGGATTCAAGTTCTTCACTTTTCAAGGACTTCATAGTGTATCAGTAAAGATCAGAGGGAAAGCAAGTGGAAATCTAATCTTGTCTACCTCTCTTGCGAAGGGAAAACCCATTACGATCATCCCTGTGAATATACAGAATCAAAAGAGATGGGTGACCATAATGGTGTCCAGTCAGAATCTGGAAGGAGTCTATCCTCTTTATTTCTTTTATGAAGGTACAGGGGCGATAGACTTCAAGAGCTTCATACTTTACGATTGA
- a CDS encoding beta-glucosidase, with product MKKEKSKKQLLRSWIISLVLVIGLTAIINIAFNVLSGYADLYLGTSKAVITQAEGTEDWDSQYYSSDYASDEEVKTAAEEVVSTIESEGIVLLKNNGVLPLSTSESDQTRITLMGRDSVDAVYGGSGSGSVDIFTVIDLKTGLEASHYVINPEVYALYDEYASYNVGRNQFGAPVKKYENPKADIVMDKPEESNYRIGEMPVSKFTDSTVASFNQYNDAAVLVFGRGGGEGGDLALDMEGSDPNYVSGQHQLELNKDEKDLLALAKANFDKVIVIINASTSMELGILEDDPDIDAILYVGSPGQTGFYAVGEVLNGTVNPSGRTVDLFASDFTKDPTFVNFGFYQYNNISEDNAIGDGFFVQYEEGIYYGYRYYETAANEGFIDYDEAVVYPFGYGLSYTDFDWKVVNQELGNVDGTIQVDVEVTNTGDRAGKDVVQLYYHAPYYDGGIEKAQVVLGDFAKTKLLEPNESEILSLSFPVEDMASYDYKTERAYVLDKGEYEILVQTDSHNRKEGIAPITYDVKKTVVYSGNDHRNSDASEVTNEFDQISNLFTDEPEAGKITNMSRSDFEGTFPTAPTVDDMTANEAIIQSFQEWAIAENLDPEAHMPTTGKQNGINLINMRARDYDDPLWQDFLDQLKPEDVAAIVVNSAYNTGAIESVGKPATVDLDGPAGINSFMGAKISGIAYPSAVMISGTFNKDMASTMGQMIGNEALANGVNGWYAPAVNIHRSPFGGRNFEYYSEDPILSGKIAQSVVEGAASKGVYSFIKHFAMNDQETNRVNNGVSVWANEQAFREIYLKPFEWVVKNSRTNIKYIADDKGTLAEKEIPASMAIMSSFNRIGATWAGGSPELMTNVLRDEWGFQGLAISDFNLYEYMYGNQGIAAGTDIYITFSTSKSLDKVNSPTVANQLRRVAHNLMYTVANSNAMNGIVPGSTVSFTMAPWVKGLIIGDIIIALLLCLRTFFVFKKIKTKED from the coding sequence ATGAAAAAGGAAAAGAGTAAAAAACAGCTACTACGTAGTTGGATAATATCTCTAGTGCTTGTAATTGGTTTAACGGCAATTATCAACATAGCATTTAATGTATTGAGTGGTTATGCTGATCTTTACTTAGGAACAAGTAAGGCCGTTATTACACAGGCAGAAGGAACTGAAGATTGGGATAGCCAATATTACAGTAGTGATTATGCTTCTGATGAAGAAGTCAAAACTGCGGCAGAAGAAGTTGTTTCTACCATTGAGTCAGAAGGAATTGTTTTATTAAAGAATAATGGAGTTCTTCCTTTATCAACATCAGAATCGGATCAAACAAGAATAACCCTTATGGGCCGTGATTCTGTCGATGCTGTTTATGGTGGTTCCGGGTCGGGATCGGTAGATATCTTTACCGTAATTGATCTCAAGACAGGATTGGAAGCCTCTCATTATGTAATTAATCCTGAAGTCTACGCACTGTATGATGAATATGCATCTTATAATGTGGGAAGAAATCAATTTGGTGCCCCTGTCAAAAAGTATGAAAATCCAAAAGCTGACATTGTTATGGATAAGCCAGAAGAATCAAATTATCGAATAGGAGAAATGCCTGTTTCAAAATTCACTGATAGTACTGTAGCTAGCTTTAATCAATATAATGATGCTGCAGTCCTGGTCTTTGGCCGGGGTGGTGGAGAAGGCGGTGATTTAGCTCTTGATATGGAAGGCTCTGATCCTAATTATGTATCAGGTCAACATCAATTGGAATTGAACAAAGACGAAAAGGATCTTCTAGCCTTAGCCAAAGCTAATTTTGACAAAGTTATTGTCATAATAAACGCTAGTACTTCAATGGAATTAGGCATTTTGGAAGACGATCCTGATATTGATGCTATTCTTTATGTTGGTTCACCAGGTCAGACTGGGTTTTATGCTGTAGGTGAAGTTCTTAATGGAACGGTAAATCCATCAGGTAGAACCGTAGATTTATTTGCTTCAGATTTTACAAAGGATCCCACTTTTGTGAACTTTGGTTTTTATCAATATAACAACATTAGTGAAGACAATGCTATTGGTGATGGATTCTTTGTTCAATATGAAGAAGGAATTTATTATGGTTATCGATATTATGAAACAGCAGCCAATGAAGGTTTCATTGATTATGATGAGGCTGTAGTGTATCCCTTCGGATATGGGTTGAGTTACACTGACTTTGACTGGAAAGTCGTTAATCAAGAACTAGGTAATGTTGATGGTACAATTCAAGTAGATGTGGAAGTGACAAACACAGGAGATAGAGCGGGAAAAGATGTAGTACAACTCTATTATCATGCTCCCTATTATGATGGTGGAATCGAAAAAGCCCAGGTTGTATTAGGAGATTTTGCTAAAACAAAATTACTTGAGCCAAACGAATCTGAAATCCTTAGTCTATCCTTTCCTGTAGAAGATATGGCTTCCTATGATTATAAAACAGAGCGGGCTTATGTTCTGGATAAAGGGGAGTACGAAATCCTCGTACAAACAGACTCACATAATAGAAAAGAAGGTATAGCCCCAATAACTTATGATGTGAAGAAAACTGTTGTTTATTCAGGCAATGATCATAGAAATTCAGATGCTTCTGAAGTGACAAATGAGTTTGATCAAATATCGAATTTATTCACTGATGAACCGGAAGCTGGTAAGATCACCAATATGTCAAGATCTGACTTTGAAGGTACCTTTCCAACAGCTCCCACTGTTGATGATATGACTGCCAATGAAGCTATCATTCAATCATTCCAAGAATGGGCCATTGCTGAAAATCTTGATCCTGAAGCTCATATGCCTACGACAGGTAAACAAAATGGTATTAACTTAATCAATATGAGAGCCAGGGATTATGATGATCCCCTTTGGCAGGACTTCCTTGATCAACTCAAACCTGAAGATGTTGCTGCTATTGTCGTCAATAGTGCTTACAATACCGGGGCTATTGAGTCTGTTGGTAAACCTGCTACTGTTGATTTAGATGGACCAGCGGGTATTAATTCTTTTATGGGCGCCAAGATTAGTGGAATTGCCTATCCTTCAGCTGTCATGATCTCTGGAACTTTTAACAAAGATATGGCATCTACTATGGGACAAATGATAGGTAATGAAGCGCTTGCTAATGGTGTTAATGGCTGGTACGCTCCAGCTGTAAATATTCATAGGTCACCCTTTGGTGGTAGAAACTTTGAATACTATTCTGAGGATCCTATTCTGTCAGGTAAAATAGCCCAGTCTGTTGTTGAAGGGGCTGCTAGTAAAGGTGTTTACTCATTTATTAAACACTTTGCCATGAATGACCAGGAAACTAACAGAGTAAACAATGGGGTTTCTGTATGGGCCAATGAACAAGCCTTCAGAGAAATCTATCTTAAACCTTTTGAATGGGTCGTCAAAAATAGTCGAACGAATATTAAGTACATCGCTGATGATAAGGGAACCTTAGCTGAGAAAGAAATCCCAGCGTCCATGGCGATAATGAGTTCTTTTAACCGTATTGGTGCTACATGGGCAGGTGGCTCACCTGAATTGATGACTAATGTCTTACGTGATGAATGGGGATTCCAGGGACTTGCTATAAGTGACTTCAACCTCTATGAATACATGTATGGAAATCAAGGGATAGCTGCTGGGACAGATATTTATATTACCTTCTCAACTTCCAAATCCTTAGATAAAGTCAATAGTCCTACTGTCGCTAATCAATTACGACGCGTAGCTCATAACCTAATGTACACAGTGGCGAATAGTAATGCTATGAATGGAATTGTTCCTGGTTCTACTGTTTCTTTCACTATGGCCCCTTGGGTTAAAGGGTTGATTATTGGAGATATTATTATTGCTTTACTTCTTTGTTTAAGAACCTTCTTTGTTTTCAAAAAAATAAAAACAAAAGAAGACTAA
- a CDS encoding glycosyltransferase family 2 protein → MKLLSVIVPCYNSQDYMGKCLDSLLSDTDEVLEVLIINDGSTDQTSQIGQDYEQRYPHIVKLVNQDNKGHGGAVNTGITNATGEYIKVVDSDDWVEESALSTILTQLKSLHSSGESIDMLVSNFVYEKLGAKMKKTIRYTNALPQNTVFTWNDIKSFRKGQYLLMHSLIYRRALLIESGLILPEHTFYVDNLFAFIPLPYVKKLYYLNVDFYRYFIGREDQSVNEQVMIKRIDQQLKVNQIMIDHMLNTEFTNAKLKRYMRHFLEIIMTVSSILLIRSRQEENLNKKNKLWRSVKYQDPYLYRRLRYGLFGLVSHLPGRLGRSISITCYKISQKTFGFN, encoded by the coding sequence ATGAAGTTATTATCTGTCATTGTTCCTTGTTATAATTCTCAAGATTATATGGGTAAATGCTTAGATTCTTTACTGAGTGATACCGATGAAGTCTTAGAAGTTTTAATCATTAATGATGGGTCCACAGATCAAACATCTCAAATAGGACAGGACTATGAACAACGTTATCCCCATATCGTTAAACTAGTCAATCAAGATAATAAGGGGCATGGTGGTGCTGTGAACACAGGCATCACCAACGCTACTGGTGAATATATTAAGGTTGTTGATAGTGATGATTGGGTTGAGGAATCTGCCCTTTCTACGATTTTAACTCAATTGAAATCATTACACTCATCAGGTGAATCTATTGATATGCTGGTTAGTAATTTTGTCTACGAGAAGTTAGGCGCTAAGATGAAGAAAACCATACGATATACAAATGCGTTACCTCAGAACACAGTCTTTACCTGGAATGACATTAAATCCTTTCGAAAAGGTCAGTATTTGTTAATGCACTCCTTAATATATAGAAGAGCACTGCTGATTGAGTCTGGATTAATACTCCCTGAACATACTTTTTATGTTGATAATCTATTTGCTTTCATTCCTTTACCTTATGTTAAAAAGCTCTACTATCTCAATGTTGATTTCTATAGATATTTCATTGGACGGGAGGATCAGTCTGTTAATGAACAGGTGATGATTAAGCGCATAGATCAGCAGCTTAAAGTCAATCAAATCATGATAGATCATATGTTGAATACCGAATTTACTAATGCTAAGCTCAAACGCTATATGCGCCATTTTCTTGAAATCATTATGACCGTATCAAGTATCCTGCTCATTAGATCTAGGCAGGAAGAGAATCTAAATAAAAAAAATAAACTATGGCGTTCTGTAAAATACCAGGATCCCTATTTGTATAGACGTTTGAGATATGGACTATTCGGTCTAGTCAGCCATTTACCTGGACGACTGGGGCGATCTATATCAATAACTTGTTATAAAATTTCACAAAAAACCTTTGGATTTAACTAA